The genomic region atacaaaaaagcaccagatttcattaaattaatatggttttctttattagtgtgtttttaccttcaattCAGTTTACCTTGCCTCCACTCAGGCCGTTATGATATACTCTTTCATGGAAAGGCCCGGATCCGCCATGCAATAACCCCTTGTTAATCAATAATTTGCCAACTTACAAAATTCTGAAAAGATCACATTCTGGCCGTGCAAAACTTGGAAGTCTTACACAAGCTTATATGTAGGATTTGTCCTAACAACTGCCGGATACATTTTGATTAGAACATTTAGAGGAATTCAACTTGAATCCAGTTGTTTTCAATCTATTTAATGAAACGTTCATGCTAATAATCGTTTCAGTACAATGCAACTGAAGTTAAGTGAACGTCCAACATTCCATGGTCTGGTTTTTGGATTTGATTTATAGTAGTACACACTACATAACTTAATAAAACATCGATGTATATCAATAACATAACGAAATAATATTAAGTATCAATCTCCGTCATTTACtgatgtaataaaagtattgttgtatttcaattgagctctatatttgctttttgtgttaaatgtcTATTTTTGTCCCAGCAATGAACAATTAAATactgattataaatatttatatgctatttatatattaaacagtaGAAAGACGTCAGACATAATCTGTTTCTCATTCTTTTATACAGTTTATGATCTTTGGTATCATATTTTTTCCATCGTCATGCAAATGATTTTCTTTGATTATTCAAAAGGATGGTTTCTAATGGCGTTttatttacctccaactttgtttcggacatgtatattgttcgtttgtaaGGATATACGTCAattaatgtgaataaatgacatttttcaatttctatcctggtttgtcaattactcgaaacaaatgaactcaactcatacttttaagagagtactcataaaatttaatttattgccttagaaataaatttatttatgatactttcACGGGACATAACGCAATACGTAGTAAATAACTAGTACCgagtttacaattttgatagtattatttaacCATCTCATCTTGCGGATAACACAACGCAATAAGTTCACAGATAACTTATGCCAACCTGAATTACGCAGTATTTTCATAAGCTTTTTTATCCCACCCTACCTCACCCAATCTATAGGCCAGTGCGTTTTACTTAATATACCTAATAAGGTCCTTTCCATTTTCACTTAAACACCATGCCTGTTTGTGTTGATATtctttttctattatatttttactttttgctATAATGTTATCTTACATTTGCTTTACTGTTATCTAACCATTTGTCTTACATAATGCAttctgtattatttgatatgttttattggatggcgttttatttacctccaactttgtttcggccatgtatagtgttcgtttgtaacgatatacgtcatttaatgtgaataaatgacatttttcaatttccatcctggtttgtcaattactcgaaacaaatgaactcaactcatacttttaagagagtactcataaatgattttctttgtttattcaaaAGGATAACTGCCTTTTCGATGCTAGATTTGACTTCATATGTATATTGGAATAATAGTTTATGATTGTGAATCGGTTTAAGAGACAAATACACAATAATACCTATCAGtacatttcataattatgtgaTATGCTggatgtatatataaacacatgaaCTTATCAATACCAAAGTGTTTGTACATGCTTTCCCAAATTTCGCATTTGTGGACTGCTGAATACGAATATAGTTCAAATCTTAACCCATTCACTTTAGTTCCGAGATCCAacttataatacaaaaataatgcattaaggTGTGTAAATGTCGGTGGGTCGCTCGATAGACCAAGTCTTGCCCGCACAATAGCTCGAGAAGGGTTTGTCTTATGAACATAAAACTTAGCCATGCATCACCCTTGCATTAATTAAGGGGACCCGGGATTCGGTTCCCGGCCTGGGGGCATGTaaatttggtttgtggtcaccaagccggatcagtggtttttttttttcgagtaATCCGGTTTCCCTCCCAACACAAGACTTCACTCTCATATACATCATGATAAATACATGGTTGTTATAACTTACACAAAATCGTTTTTAGCATAAgtaagtttaaacttttaaattgcATCTTGGACTACAGACAAAGTGTCTCGTTACCGGGAAAACCACGTATGAAAATTACTGATATTAATTAGCGAGCgtcaatgttatttaaatgcctctattttaagttttgtgaatatgtgttacaaacaaaattacaacTCATTTAAAGCAAAGTGCTCTTATCAGTAAGATATTTCAAGCAGATTCCTGTAAAGTGACTTCCttgttttttgaaacaaaagcGGTGCTTCAAAACTACTTTCAAATTAAGCATTCGTTGAGTCTTCCAGGATTCATAAAATTGtgtcaatttaaatgaaaacacttAAAAGCAGTAGATCTAATAGTTATACCAAATGATCAAATCGATTCAACAGTCATTCGATAGAAATTCAGTACAAATGCAACTATATTACCATACATTATATATACTACAGCCACTTCTGAAACACTTGAGAGGTTATACCCTTAACAAGTAACTATACTTTGTTGTTTCTGAAAGCTTCCTCATTGTTTCTAATAAACAGAAGCAGCTCCGGATCCAACGAATATAACACAGAAGTTGacgcaaaatatatttacagaaaaCTTCCTCGTATCCTTTATCCTTTCATCTTATCTGAATTGTGTAGAAAGTATGATTTTAATATTGCAGAGCACACcacattaaatgttaaaataaaataatgttcgtCGTTTTGGAATGGATAAGTTTTCTCTGCTTGGTATTGCGTGTGGCAGGCGTGCAAGGTATGTGCTATACtgtttattgtatgtatttaaatcgaACTATTCTTTGTAAGCAGTTCGTAAAACAGCCTCAATGGTAGCGAAGCAAATTCGTTATATGGCACATCTTTATATTCACACTCTATTCGCGTTACTTAGATAAACGCATATTGCATCAATTACATTCATATTCCGATGAACGCAATTTATTCCGAATATCTTCCGAATACATCCTTGGGGTCGTTCCAATATAGGATTTCAGTCATTACTCcaaaaatcttaaatctgtttaaacgtcacaaatggcaacatattgatcttttttatttccttaacattttgttcaatttaattGCTTCAGTTTAATTCACCCAAGTATGGatcaaataatgaaactatgacacaaagataatttcaatttacgacttaAATCGACTAAGATCTTAAAACGTCCCCTGGATCAGATAAGACGACGTTTGTGATTTGTCAAATGGCGTTTGTGATTGGTCAGATGACGTTTCAGTTGcggtaaaattattttcaaagaagACACATCACAtcatgtttaagaaaaattatattatagGTAAAAATTATCTAGTCTGTTGTTGTTAATAAGGTTTTGCAATTACCATTTAGTCTCTTCCTTTTGTACTCATTATGTGATATCAGTTTTAGATCATAATCAATTTGTTATGATAGAAATTGTATactatttatcatttattattgtatttttactactgtatttgtgtttttatctcaattaatcaatcaatcaatcaatcaattttattgttaaaacaatacagGGTTTTCATATTTCGGCAAAATCTGATATGTATAAATGGTTGGACTGCAAAATCTACGCTGCGTTTTGATTTTCAGGAAACTTGTGCTTCTACACAAGATATTGGAGCCTTTATTGTAAAAGTACATGTCGAATATTTTATACCTAGATATATGTCATTCATATCTTGCAACACTACCATAAAGTACGGTTTTGTTTCAgatatgtttcaaacaattaGTATGTACATACCATACAAAAATGTGGAGAATCAAAATTATGACACTCTCTGACTTTGCTCGCTCTACaaatttgcaaccaactgtCTCTCCGTCAATTGTGTACAAGACTTGTAGTCGTGCTGTACAGAGAAACATTATGTTCGAGGTTGCAAAACAGTTGTGTAACACTTACCGACTAGATTTTTATCCCTCTTTCAAAACTGCAATGTCCAAATCACGGACATAATTGTTCACCTAATCAATGGATGTGCAGCAACAACTGTTTTGCGGACTAAATGTGTGTGCTATTTCGTGTTTCGGCTTTGAGTTTGTATCAGAAATACTTCTATTGGATGAATCCATGTTAACTATGAAACTCATCGTGCATCTTTAGCGCCACTCATTGGTAATAATGACAATAAGGACTTTCTCTTGATATCGAACTTATTAATTAGTGATTGTCTGTCAAGTGTGTAAATTGTTACGCAACTATTTTACTGTTGAATGATGATGACACCCACTGATCGGGACTATGTATGGTCGAACGTTTTTTccaattaaaattacaaattgcTGGTATGTTTCCTTGACATGCTTTAAAATTACCTACATCTTTGTACATATGTATTCATCTCCTATTGGgggaaataaagattttgattgattgaactgcgcacaatataggtaaatgcaaaatataaaaattaaatacataaaaacgtGTGACCTTTTcgaaagtttgtttttaattaatagctacacAAAATCCAAAGTTGAAGAAGCGTTACAATATCAGCAGTCGAGTTTACTCTGAAAAGGCATTAAacttgaaaaaagaaaagaaaacttacCTAAAGTGTGCATCCGTAGTTATCTTGTTTATAATGTGGTCTTTAACTACGACAAAAAAGAGATCAAACGAATACAGGaatttaacaattatatcaaaatgtatcATCTATCATAACACATGGACGCAAATTATGGAAACACTCATCAGCAATTTGTATAATGCAACAGACATTcatgataaaattattaatctatcaaatggtttgttttcacaaagctttaaaagtatttaatgtgGAGGCTTTTTAAATAAGAACTCCATACTTCTTTGGATAAGTAAGTAAATAATCTCTTATCATAATTGGCTTTGTATTAAAGTGAACCTTCATATTTGTTGGTGGTGGAACTTAATGTGTGTGTTGTGTACTttgcaaatgaaattatttaacttaattatttgtCAAGAGtctaagaaaatatataaaggtggaaaaaaacatgaaatttacaTCTGTTGTCAAAGATACccaacatatttctttaaatgaagGACCAGACGACGTAAGCAGAGGTcttgttaaaactattttaacattttatttctgaattatggatattttaattgtgtatgattttataacttttttccATATTATACATCAGCAGTTCATTGTAGATAGAACATTAGCGTTGTAAATGAGCTTTTTCATGTCttagtttaaaacataatagATTATTTTAAGGAATAATAATTTAAGAGTTCATTTTACAACAAACTTTCTTTATTTGAGTTTTCCACATTAATTGATGATCAATAACTACACCTATGTCCATTATGCTAGAGACTTCTTCAAGCGTCATTACCAACgataatattgtgtttgttttcgaTTATAAACAACTACAAACCACCATGCATTTAGATTTACCATGAAGGATTAACATATTGTTGTTGCAGCACCAAGAATTTAGGCAATTGCATCAAATTCGTTCTGCAAAATATTAATGAACTTCGGTTTCATTATATCCAGTACCGTAAatgtcaaatgataaaacaaagacaCTTTACATTGTTCAAATATAGTGAGTTGTTATGGATCATCACTctttctgttttcttttcaaatattagGCGATATTGCGCACGAAAAAGGGGCGAATCCACGGCATTCAGACAATATTCGTCCAAACCCTCGCTATGCTGATCTGGCTGTGGACGTCGATCCTAAAACTTGCAGCTCTACAGACTTTGCAAATAGTTCCAGAACAGAACAACCCTGGTGGCGTATTTGGTTCCCGAACACTATCAGTTTCTCTAACATCGAATTGACCATCAAGAAAACTACGCTACGTAAGTATGAAAAAGTAggaattttatatcatttttataataagaattatatatcAGTTATGTACGCTTAGATCCACGTTGGCAAGTATCATTGTgtcccccctccccccaaaaaaattgataataataataaaatggtttagttagggttacatccttttccaatacaggtagggtaggtcggCATTTTTCTATTAGGtcttatataagaatgttattgtcGTCATTGGAGAAttgtgttaaagtaatcttttGTATAGAGATTTAAAGGTTTTCAACTACAAATTGAAacacccgaaccaaatgtattttgtttggcttaataaaataattactaaTACGACAAAATTAATTTGGAAgaaataaaattggtttattcTTTCTTTTATAAGGACTgacttttatgttaaatgttgttgttgttattttatttcagagtatatatataatgtttcgGTTTCTGTTACAAACATGTCTGAACCTGAAAGCAAAATTAAAACGCTTTGGCCCACTCCAGATCACCATTGTTACCATGGCGATGGCTTTAAGCTATCCAATGATAGCGAATACGCCATCACTAGGTTCTATTGTATATCCCTGTCATTTGGAAACACCATAAAGATTACTCTTGGTTCGAGTAAAAGTCAACTAGAAATTTGTGATGTCAATATAAACCAAGGTACGAACTAGTTGAATATGTTCTTTCTACTCTTCTTGTTTTTTTGCTAACATATAGATGTATTGAAAGCGTCTTCTATTGTCACTAGAAGTATTGTCAAGAAACCGTCCATCAAGGTAAACCATACTTATAAGAGTAACATTTTACGTAAGGTTCATAACAGAAACACGTTCCAACGTTCACAATGTAAATTGTAGACATACCTTAGTAAATTCTACATTGGAAAAACACGCAAAATTTGCAAAAGATAACTGTGTCGTAAGCAATGTggtacatcagtaagtaagattcaatgcgttgtactcAGCGATATCCAATTCAAGTTTTTGactaagaaatattttgcatCAGTTGGTAAGATTCAATGCCTTATACTAAGCCATATCCATTTTACAAGATTCTTGCAATTGTTTCATTTGATGTCGTCTAGTTCCATTGAATAAgaatcatgtatttttatagaTTTCATAGATAAAACGGCAGGAAGTTGCCATAGTATTACCTTTTAAAACGAAGCATCATTCCTTTTTTTGCACAGCTTGTGTCAACAACACATTTGGTCCTAACTGTTCAATCACATGCAATGAACATTGTACCGGACTATGTGACAGTTTAAATGGGATCTGTAACGATTGTGATGTCGGATATATTGGGCAGTTCTGCaatgaatgtatgttttgtgtttttaaaatatgtgctacattttttaaatggcGTACGTTTAAGAAACGTTTGAATGCTAACATGTTTTCGTCCAATAAACAAGTAAAGCGAAAGGTACTGATGGTCATATTCTTGATATTGGCTATTTGAAAGGTCCAGAAGTAATATCTGAGTTGCATTTTTTCTAGCCTGCTTAAACTTAACATATGGTCAAAATTGTTCCGGAAGATGCAGCGAATTCTGTTCCGGTCCTTGTAACAAGATTAACGGGAGCTGCTTTAAATGTGTTGCTGGACGTAAGGGACCATATTGTGACGAATGTAAGTCTTCACTATTAATAAAGCAATACTCTAATTAGCATCATTTGACATTATGATCATCTTGATAATGTCtttatgtgtatcatttcctttatctaaaataaaatatttgaaaacaatttaccGTCaagtaataattatattaaaacttgaaataccCTATCCCATTTAAGAATTTGTGATCGGGcaacacaaatatattcatGACACCGTCTTTATTGATAATTAACTTTAACCTTTTAAAAACATCATGACAAATAATAAACTAAAGTGTTTATAGTCtcgtttaaagtgacactcttattcaaaagtATTGCATACCAATGTAATAGAAACaacaattttgactgatatacctttaactacttactaaataatgcagttatggaaaatattgataactgataacaagactgtaaacgtgaatttaatagcagaaagcgccaaaaatattaattgattggaaaatgcttaaatatttactgtggtttactatagtcgcataagatagaaatatcgtgttttgtgctcattttttttttcaaattaaacttggtatccttcacaagaacaattgttttcgacatttattcatccttttaaataaataaaaaacagctttattattttttttgtaatcttATTTTGGAATAAGACTGCATCTCTAAATACGCAGCggcataaacatttattttttatatatttcttttacatcataccatcatgttttgtaaaaataaatatatccttTTGACACCTGTATAGCTTGCAACAACGGAACATTTGGCCAGGATTGTTCCTCAAACTGTAGCAAGAAGTGTTCTGGACCTTGTAACAAGCAAGACGGGACTTGTATTGTATGTCCACCTGGGTATAAGGGGATAATCTGCAACGAAggtaatacaataaaaaaattatgcattgacatttattttaaacttctcACATTCTTTAACTCTCACTTATGTCCGTAGATATTTTATATTCCTTTCATAGTTTACACCATAACAGTTTCATTTTGTCTGCAAATTGTAATTGTTTCAATTACCTTAGCTTGCGAAGAAAACAAATACGGCCAAAATTGTACCAAAACATGCAGCAAACAGTGTTCTGAAGCTTGTAACAAGGTGAACGGTTCTTGTGGAACATGCAAACCCGGCTATAAGGAACAGTTTTGTAACCAGCGTAAGTTACTGAACTAAATGATAATACACAAATGCTCGGTTGCGAATAAAACagcaaaatttatttatttgtttaaaatttaaatcgtATATCCTTGGTAAAATAGTagtgatttatgtttttgtttgattttttttcgttgGCGTACAAGGTCTCGATGCCATAGTATTAGATTACGGTAACCGTTGTATTAAACCTGTATCtttagattttaattttgtttcactttacaCACGTAAACTATTATCTCATATGAAACAACAGCCTGTGACAATAACACGTACGGCCAGAACTGTGCCAAGCAATGTAGCGATCATTGTTTTGGACCTTGTAACAATATTGACGGTAGCTGCACTACATGTGAAGCTGGATTTGAGGGGCGATTCTGCAACACATGTGAGCATACAGCAAAATTATTTATACGTATACTTAAAGCTTCGATGCAGTCAGTTACCTTACCGTGCCAAGATAAAAACACATGTAATACGGAATTATTCCCAATTTAATGTTGTGTAAGAGTTTGCTGCCAgcctttttcttctttttggaTCTCTTTGCCAATGTCCTCTAAGATTAAATTGCATTTGGTG from Mya arenaria isolate MELC-2E11 chromosome 3, ASM2691426v1 harbors:
- the LOC128229339 gene encoding uncharacterized protein LOC128229339, which translates into the protein MFVVLEWISFLCLVLRVAGVQGDIAHEKGANPRHSDNIRPNPRYADLAVDVDPKTCSSTDFANSSRTEQPWWRIWFPNTISFSNIELTIKKTTLHVLKASSIVTRSIVKKPSIKLVSTTHLVLTVQSHAMNIVPDYVTV